The following coding sequences lie in one Thalassoglobus polymorphus genomic window:
- a CDS encoding FG-GAP repeat domain-containing protein translates to MPVLQNSASQMLFLTAVSFLTAIVSPSHAADPTAWVKHTLFEGGHCNTAVAGDFTGDGLDDVISNSQGKCHLHIAPDWKHVVLHENPKHNCIHSEVMDVDQDGDLDYIAVRYNPGLIFWLENNGTLKDWKWRLIDDQVHGIHGLLVGDVDQNGIPDLIANSGLPKGPFPESVVWYRAPMEPEGTWTRTVAAQKDAPGLTHYLGLGDVNQDGRPDILTAAKGGPQAKPGSGDWFAWWEAPNNSLQSGWKKHLISDKEPGASNLFVVDVDQDGRNDILASRGHGKGLCWFKGPNWERTDFGSDLEGPHCLTIDDFDADGDMDAATCAKDSKITAWFENDGQGNFTTHKLDEDQAAYDIRSLDMDGDGDLDLLVAGQTSKNVVWYENRMKKE, encoded by the coding sequence ATGCCTGTGCTTCAAAATTCTGCTTCCCAGATGCTTTTTCTGACTGCTGTCTCGTTCCTGACAGCCATCGTTTCGCCAAGTCATGCTGCCGATCCAACGGCTTGGGTCAAGCATACTCTCTTCGAAGGGGGGCACTGCAATACAGCGGTCGCTGGAGATTTTACTGGAGACGGTCTGGATGACGTCATCAGCAACAGCCAGGGGAAATGCCACCTTCACATCGCCCCGGACTGGAAGCATGTTGTGCTTCATGAGAACCCAAAGCACAACTGCATTCACTCTGAAGTAATGGACGTCGATCAAGATGGCGACCTCGATTATATCGCAGTCCGATATAATCCCGGCTTGATCTTCTGGCTTGAAAACAACGGGACGCTGAAAGACTGGAAGTGGCGTTTGATCGATGATCAAGTCCATGGAATCCACGGGTTGCTCGTTGGTGATGTCGACCAGAACGGCATACCAGACCTGATCGCCAACAGCGGCCTTCCGAAAGGACCGTTTCCGGAATCGGTCGTCTGGTATCGTGCCCCGATGGAACCAGAAGGAACATGGACACGCACGGTCGCTGCCCAAAAAGATGCCCCTGGGTTGACACACTATTTGGGACTGGGAGACGTTAATCAAGATGGTCGGCCAGACATTCTCACAGCAGCGAAGGGGGGACCACAAGCGAAGCCCGGCTCGGGAGACTGGTTTGCGTGGTGGGAAGCTCCGAATAACTCTCTGCAGTCGGGATGGAAAAAGCATCTCATTTCAGACAAGGAACCGGGGGCGTCAAACCTGTTTGTTGTGGATGTCGATCAGGATGGCAGAAACGATATTCTGGCATCACGCGGACATGGTAAAGGTCTCTGCTGGTTCAAAGGGCCAAACTGGGAACGAACTGACTTCGGAAGCGATCTCGAAGGCCCCCACTGTTTAACGATCGACGACTTCGACGCAGATGGAGACATGGACGCAGCCACATGTGCGAAAGATTCGAAAATCACAGCCTGGTTTGAGAACGATGGCCAAGGCAACTTCACAACTCACAAACTCGATGAAGATCAAGCAGCCTATGACATTCGCTCGCTCGACATGGATGGCGATGGCGATCTCGACTTACTTGTTGCAGGTCAGACGAGCAAGAATGTTGTCTGGTACGAGAATCGTATGAAAAAAGAATGA
- a CDS encoding PAS domain S-box protein: MAENWQSLFFEQVQDAYIVIDVNSVVLSWSTQAEKLFGWRAEEAVGARLDSLIIRDEDLDAHLSGLKTYQSTGMGPLINNTTKHVAKTKSGSTIPVELYVVPIKSGETSQFVGCVREAEEVDRQSISRPALESFPGEENSIQIALQNALQEICTTLNWEVGHGLIVDELEKSLVSTEIWQFATQEVASKASDLKNATRFTLGEDLPGRAWENHEEVWLANSNSPRIRDNASLSEFINSGVAVPIITDGNVSAVLEFFDSGDREQSSEVVEFIERSASRLSYELERHRWHREMSFLAEIVESTTDAVIGKDRSGKIVLWNHGAELTYGYSEAEALGESISIILPDGVNEEEQEIRDIVATQKRLSSFETVRKNKNGELLDISLTITPIRDRENRWIGSATIERDITAFTESIYELHDREEKLRLIMEASGEAIYGIDLEGKCTFANRACMQILGYESMDQVHGQDMHMLIHHSFADGTEYPRCQCKILETFRLGKSIHIQDEVFWKKDNTSFPAEYWSSPIRRGDEIVGAVIVFEDATQKHADDRTRAELAAIVESSRDAIIGKSLDGIIKTWNRSAEELYGYSAHEAIGQAYSSLVCQGDDSESTVQEINNDDSGIPVEAVRRRKDGTLIDVGVTESAIHIAQGKIVGTASIERDITVRKQREAELESARKTAEVANQTKTEFLANISHELRTPMNGVLGMLQVALEEQLPAALRDYLATAHDSAETLLLLLDELLDFSRLETGQFEIISETFDIHSEIDLALKALALRAHEKGLELIVDIDPNVPVWVEGDAGRLRQIITNLVGNSIKFTDVGDVVLKVVNESRTEEFIRLKFIVKDTGIGIPEENLETIFSPFTQVDASMTRARSGSGLGLAICDELIEKMGGTISVTSEVGVGTTFEVNLLFRFANKPEHHPDLRQLAGEQALVVDDNDANREILSKLLDNFSMRVNSAENAGEAINLLRKSSDSESVFGIAIIDSLMPETDGMSLVQELRNQGNNMPIILMVSPGERLAVEQNAQKLGISTFLEKPVSRSDVFDAVMTALRGPQLTRESFEELTPVSHRSLSVLVAEDTPANQKVVRAILERRGHQVTIAHNGKEVLTKLNNDQVFDIILMDVQMPVMDGLQATRAIRDQKEFHDIPIIAMTAHARREDRRRCLQAGMSGYISKPLDVNKLIRLIEKLSKSKKNSPAQVESKSSSREKVEPPKIVNLDAALKRLGDDEELLDYMKTAFLEDSPQLLEEIKTAHEKSSFPELHRAAHSLKGLASNFDAFNLIASALEIENAAKVSQPVDASLIAQVESDLSDVTEAIQ, encoded by the coding sequence GTGGCGGAGAACTGGCAATCACTCTTCTTTGAGCAGGTTCAAGATGCCTACATCGTGATTGACGTCAATAGTGTCGTCCTGTCGTGGTCCACACAGGCTGAAAAGTTGTTTGGCTGGCGTGCGGAGGAAGCTGTCGGGGCGAGACTCGATTCTCTGATCATCCGTGATGAGGATCTGGATGCCCATTTGTCTGGATTGAAAACATATCAATCCACCGGTATGGGGCCACTCATCAACAATACGACAAAACATGTCGCGAAAACGAAATCAGGCTCGACGATTCCCGTCGAACTGTATGTCGTCCCGATCAAATCAGGAGAGACCTCTCAATTTGTAGGTTGCGTTCGCGAAGCTGAAGAGGTTGACCGTCAATCGATCTCCCGACCCGCTCTTGAGTCGTTTCCTGGAGAGGAAAACTCGATTCAAATTGCTCTTCAAAACGCATTGCAGGAGATCTGTACGACGCTGAATTGGGAGGTCGGTCACGGATTGATTGTCGATGAGCTTGAGAAAAGTTTAGTCTCGACCGAGATCTGGCAGTTTGCGACGCAAGAGGTCGCCTCTAAAGCATCTGACCTGAAGAATGCGACCCGTTTTACGTTAGGAGAAGATCTTCCGGGACGTGCCTGGGAGAATCACGAAGAAGTCTGGCTGGCGAACAGCAACTCTCCCAGAATCCGGGACAACGCATCCCTCAGCGAGTTCATCAACTCCGGAGTGGCTGTCCCAATTATCACCGATGGAAATGTCTCAGCGGTACTGGAGTTCTTCGATTCTGGAGACCGGGAGCAGAGTTCTGAGGTTGTGGAGTTCATCGAGCGGTCAGCTTCCAGGCTGAGCTATGAGCTTGAGCGGCATCGTTGGCATCGAGAAATGTCGTTCCTGGCAGAGATCGTCGAGTCAACGACTGATGCTGTGATTGGAAAGGATCGATCTGGAAAAATTGTACTCTGGAATCATGGCGCCGAGTTGACCTATGGGTATTCCGAGGCAGAAGCACTCGGAGAGTCGATCTCTATCATTTTGCCAGATGGGGTGAATGAAGAAGAGCAAGAAATTCGGGACATTGTTGCGACACAAAAACGCCTCTCCTCATTCGAGACGGTCCGGAAGAATAAGAATGGCGAACTTCTGGATATTTCGCTGACGATCACTCCGATTCGTGATCGGGAAAATCGATGGATCGGTTCCGCAACAATTGAACGCGATATCACCGCTTTTACTGAATCGATCTATGAGCTCCATGACCGCGAAGAAAAACTCCGGCTGATTATGGAAGCTTCGGGAGAAGCGATTTACGGCATCGACCTCGAAGGGAAATGCACGTTTGCGAATCGTGCTTGCATGCAAATTCTGGGGTACGAATCAATGGATCAGGTGCATGGTCAAGACATGCATATGCTGATTCATCACTCTTTCGCAGACGGAACTGAGTATCCGCGATGCCAATGCAAAATTTTGGAAACATTTCGATTAGGGAAATCGATCCATATTCAAGACGAGGTTTTTTGGAAAAAAGACAACACAAGTTTTCCTGCAGAGTATTGGTCCTCGCCCATCCGTCGCGGTGATGAAATTGTTGGTGCGGTCATCGTCTTTGAGGACGCAACACAAAAGCATGCGGACGATCGAACGCGAGCAGAATTGGCAGCGATAGTTGAATCTTCGCGTGATGCGATTATCGGGAAATCTCTCGATGGAATCATTAAAACCTGGAATCGTTCAGCGGAAGAGCTTTACGGATATTCCGCACATGAAGCAATCGGCCAGGCGTATTCGTCGCTTGTCTGTCAGGGAGATGACTCAGAATCGACAGTTCAGGAGATCAATAACGATGATTCCGGAATCCCAGTAGAAGCTGTCAGGCGACGCAAAGATGGGACTCTGATTGATGTCGGGGTGACGGAGTCAGCGATTCATATTGCTCAAGGGAAGATTGTCGGGACGGCATCGATTGAGCGAGATATCACCGTTCGAAAACAACGCGAGGCCGAACTCGAATCCGCTCGCAAAACTGCGGAAGTCGCAAACCAGACGAAAACAGAATTCCTCGCAAACATTAGCCATGAATTACGCACACCTATGAACGGTGTGTTAGGGATGCTTCAGGTCGCACTTGAAGAGCAACTTCCCGCAGCTTTGAGAGACTATCTGGCAACAGCTCACGATTCTGCGGAAACGTTGTTGTTGCTTCTCGACGAGTTATTGGACTTTTCTCGTTTGGAAACGGGACAGTTTGAAATCATTTCCGAAACGTTCGATATTCATTCGGAAATCGATTTGGCTTTGAAGGCCCTTGCTCTACGCGCTCACGAGAAAGGGCTGGAATTGATCGTCGACATTGATCCGAATGTCCCTGTCTGGGTTGAAGGTGATGCGGGACGTCTTCGTCAAATTATCACCAACCTTGTTGGCAATTCGATTAAGTTTACGGACGTCGGCGATGTCGTGTTGAAGGTGGTGAATGAATCTCGAACGGAGGAATTCATCCGATTGAAATTTATCGTCAAGGATACAGGAATCGGGATTCCGGAGGAAAATCTGGAAACGATTTTCTCTCCCTTCACTCAAGTTGATGCCTCAATGACACGTGCCCGAAGCGGGTCCGGACTTGGGTTGGCGATTTGCGATGAACTCATTGAAAAAATGGGTGGGACAATTTCAGTCACCAGTGAAGTCGGAGTTGGGACCACCTTTGAAGTGAATCTTCTCTTCCGTTTTGCTAACAAGCCGGAGCATCATCCAGACTTGCGTCAATTGGCAGGAGAACAGGCTCTCGTTGTTGACGATAATGATGCAAACCGGGAGATCCTTTCGAAACTCCTCGACAATTTTTCGATGCGGGTCAACTCTGCTGAAAACGCAGGAGAAGCAATCAATTTATTGCGTAAATCGTCGGACTCTGAGTCAGTCTTTGGGATTGCGATCATCGATTCTCTGATGCCTGAAACGGACGGGATGAGTCTGGTTCAAGAGTTGCGGAATCAAGGCAACAACATGCCGATTATTCTCATGGTCTCTCCCGGAGAGCGACTCGCCGTTGAGCAAAATGCCCAGAAGCTTGGGATTTCAACATTTCTGGAAAAACCGGTCTCTCGCTCAGATGTTTTCGATGCGGTCATGACAGCCTTGCGCGGACCACAATTAACCCGTGAGTCGTTTGAAGAGCTGACTCCTGTTTCACATCGATCGCTCTCGGTCCTTGTTGCGGAAGATACTCCTGCCAATCAAAAAGTGGTCAGGGCGATTCTGGAAAGGCGAGGGCATCAGGTGACGATTGCTCACAACGGAAAAGAAGTGTTGACGAAGCTGAATAATGATCAGGTCTTCGACATTATCTTGATGGATGTTCAGATGCCTGTGATGGATGGGTTACAGGCGACTCGGGCGATTCGTGATCAGAAGGAATTCCATGATATTCCGATTATTGCGATGACTGCCCATGCTCGCCGTGAAGATCGCAGGCGTTGTCTTCAAGCGGGAATGTCCGGATATATTTCCAAGCCATTGGACGTCAACAAATTGATTCGGCTCATAGAAAAATTATCCAAGAGTAAAAAAAACAGTCCAGCTCAGGTTGAATCAAAATCATCTAGTCGAGAAAAAGTTGAACCTCCAAAGATCGTAAATTTAGATGCAGCTCTCAAGCGGTTGGGAGACGATGAGGAACTTTTGGATTATATGAAAACTGCGTTTCTAGAAGATTCTCCGCAGTTGCTTGAAGAAATTAAGACTGCCCATGAGAAGTCCAGTTTTCCAGAGTTGCACCGGGCTGCACACAGCTTAAAAGGGCTGGCATCAAATTTCGATGCTTTCAATCTTATTGCTTCAGCACTAGAAATTGAGAACGCGGCAAAGGTGAGCCAGCCGGTCGATGCCTCTTTGATTGCTCAGGTCGAAAGTGATCTGAGCGATGTCACAGAGGCCATCCAATAG
- a CDS encoding amidohydrolase, with product MSSMEEQLAECVQRCQEQMAHAWVVRAFVRHSDEIEDFPELTNICRAIFDLSRALETRVDDPVGYFKMLTKKLGKFRVAVDEYSKLIPEISTHTNFGQSVISTQVCARVLGESLDKAKKIAIANTSK from the coding sequence ATGTCTTCAATGGAAGAACAATTAGCTGAATGTGTTCAACGCTGTCAGGAGCAGATGGCGCATGCGTGGGTGGTTCGTGCATTTGTCAGGCATTCCGACGAAATTGAAGACTTCCCCGAACTGACGAACATCTGCCGGGCGATCTTTGATCTTTCGCGGGCTCTGGAAACCCGCGTCGATGATCCTGTCGGCTACTTCAAAATGCTCACCAAGAAACTCGGGAAGTTTCGAGTGGCTGTCGATGAGTACTCGAAGCTGATTCCCGAGATCTCGACTCACACCAATTTCGGGCAAAGTGTCATCTCCACACAGGTTTGCGCTCGGGTACTTGGAGAATCTCTCGATAAAGCTAAAAAGATTGCCATTGCCAACACTTCAAAGTAA
- a CDS encoding HlyD family secretion protein has protein sequence MLFKQPHLILCLAGLLAVGCTTDSGDIQEARQDLEETKQEARQDIAQAEQNVHETRKFSQEEMEEEQEALENLAETKKEAREDINSAEKELRETKKEAEKDRRANLEAAQEDLKAQEKDVLQAQQNVDELKVELDAAQAKLKELQEGADKDAIDAAQDEVKSKLEELKEAKNTLQEEKDEVANSHKKIDELKSE, from the coding sequence ATGTTATTTAAGCAACCTCACCTGATTCTTTGTCTCGCCGGGCTTCTTGCAGTTGGCTGTACCACAGATTCGGGAGACATTCAGGAAGCACGTCAGGATCTGGAAGAAACGAAACAGGAAGCCAGACAGGACATCGCTCAGGCCGAACAGAACGTTCATGAAACTCGTAAGTTCAGCCAGGAAGAAATGGAAGAAGAGCAAGAAGCTCTAGAGAACTTGGCTGAGACCAAGAAGGAAGCTCGAGAGGACATCAACTCAGCAGAGAAGGAGCTTCGCGAAACAAAAAAGGAAGCTGAGAAAGATCGCAGAGCCAATCTGGAAGCCGCCCAGGAAGATCTGAAAGCTCAGGAGAAAGACGTTCTTCAAGCCCAACAAAATGTTGATGAATTGAAGGTCGAACTTGACGCCGCACAAGCGAAGCTGAAGGAACTTCAAGAGGGTGCCGACAAGGATGCAATTGATGCAGCCCAGGATGAAGTCAAATCGAAACTTGAAGAACTGAAAGAAGCAAAGAATACTCTTCAAGAAGAAAAAGATGAAGTTGCTAACTCTCACAAGAAGATTGACGAATTAAAATCTGAGTAG
- a CDS encoding FAD-dependent oxidoreductase, whose product MSTGNTTCCIVGGGPAGIFLGYLLARSGISVTVLEKHADFLRDFRGDTIHPSTMQLLDELGLLEEFLAITDFRADQLWLNFEGQRIAGPTFAHLKTKCKFLGFVPQWNFLNLLSQEASKFDGFDLRMNTRATEVIREDGKVVGVRCESGNREYEIRADLIVAADGRSSTIRKVTDQTVVETGVPIDALWFRMDHRPQDDKGETLGWLRGGHMLVTIPRRTHSQVAMVIRKGCFDQIKAQGIDAFRQTIRKVCPPLADVAVSLKDWDQVKLLTVQINHLERWSENGLLFLGDAAHAMSPMGGVGINLAIQDAVAAANQLVTPLRNGTLNLEDLQAVQARREPAARKTQRLQVRAHAILFGGSTGPDQAFSIPWSIRIAAWLFAPILRRVAGRWIGLGFQPEQIETEIVDG is encoded by the coding sequence ATGTCAACCGGAAATACAACATGTTGCATTGTCGGCGGGGGCCCAGCTGGGATCTTTCTTGGATATCTTCTCGCTCGTTCCGGAATTTCTGTGACAGTGCTGGAAAAGCATGCAGATTTTCTCCGCGACTTCCGAGGCGACACTATTCACCCATCGACAATGCAACTGCTCGATGAACTTGGCCTTCTGGAAGAGTTCTTAGCGATCACTGATTTTCGGGCGGACCAGCTTTGGCTGAATTTTGAAGGTCAGCGAATCGCCGGGCCGACGTTTGCTCACTTGAAGACCAAGTGCAAATTTCTCGGTTTCGTCCCTCAGTGGAACTTCCTGAATTTGCTCAGCCAGGAAGCAAGCAAGTTCGATGGCTTCGACTTGAGGATGAACACTCGAGCCACTGAAGTTATCCGCGAAGATGGCAAAGTCGTTGGAGTCCGCTGTGAATCAGGCAACCGTGAATACGAAATTCGAGCCGATCTGATTGTTGCAGCCGACGGACGCAGTTCAACGATTCGTAAGGTGACAGATCAGACCGTCGTTGAGACCGGAGTCCCCATCGATGCACTCTGGTTCCGGATGGATCATCGACCTCAAGATGATAAGGGAGAGACGCTGGGCTGGCTCCGCGGTGGGCACATGCTAGTGACGATTCCCCGCAGAACTCACTCGCAGGTCGCCATGGTGATTCGTAAAGGCTGCTTCGATCAAATTAAGGCTCAGGGGATCGACGCATTCCGCCAGACGATTCGTAAAGTCTGCCCGCCGCTTGCAGATGTTGCCGTCAGCTTGAAGGATTGGGATCAGGTGAAGCTGCTGACAGTGCAGATCAATCACTTGGAACGGTGGTCTGAAAATGGGTTACTGTTTCTCGGCGATGCCGCTCATGCGATGTCACCCATGGGGGGAGTGGGCATCAATCTGGCAATTCAGGACGCTGTCGCTGCAGCCAACCAGCTTGTTACACCGTTAAGAAATGGCACACTTAATTTGGAAGATCTGCAGGCGGTTCAAGCCCGAAGAGAACCAGCCGCTAGAAAAACACAACGGCTCCAGGTTCGTGCCCATGCCATTCTTTTTGGAGGAAGCACTGGACCGGACCAGGCGTTCTCCATTCCGTGGTCGATACGAATCGCAGCTTGGTTGTTCGCACCAATTCTGCGAAGAGTCGCTGGGAGATGGATCGGTCTGGGATTTCAGCCGGAACAGATCGAGACAGAAATTGTAGATGGTTGA
- a CDS encoding sigma 54-interacting transcriptional regulator, which translates to MEEPDVTRIHSSTSDPAYLIVQRGDALLEVVELPENGRLTVGRASSNRIVLQDPKCSREHCEIYCRGGQWYIRDLDSRNGLTIDDQRVKDDHALEFGEMIRIGLCTLAFSSQHPDQNPLRANGRERSDSDSSYQIIERQSGTQYDNPSLKRIRNHREGATELFRIARMMVAPTTVEELSRVVLEGLVKFTGATLGGILIDVDVESTKSQGLDRLLPYALYGCQDAGQLSTYLSRIVLHDQDAILAHDISKHSAFAAQDSLVELSAESAICAPIRHGDSVYGVLHLYCMNPDQPMTQADLEFVLAVADQMGDHLQTLLDKEELEDGLKKSRLQISELQNQLGAETELVGHSSNLDALRRSIVRVAPTDALVLIRGESGVGKELVARAVHFNSLRKDNPFICVNCAALTESLLESELFGHEKGAFTGASSRRSGKFEQADRGTLFLDEIGEMSQEIQAKFLRVLEGQAFERVGGGESIQVDVRVVTATNRDLEEAVREGTFRRDLFFRLQVIEITVPALREHKEDIPAIAQHFVDRFSTNSRFKIRGFSTAAIKKLQNHPWPGNVRELRNVVERAVILSDHEILQPEDVVLTSLRLDDEKPEQEFSQANEITSEQGSLETSVDPLVDLFGSFIQSETSLDDLDRCYIEAVLASTDWNKSKASRILQIERTTLDRRLKKYGISRPGGEDEEE; encoded by the coding sequence ATGGAAGAACCGGATGTGACACGGATTCATTCTTCGACCTCTGACCCTGCATATTTGATTGTGCAGCGAGGAGACGCATTGCTGGAGGTCGTTGAACTCCCGGAAAATGGACGTCTTACCGTTGGAAGGGCTTCTTCAAATCGAATCGTTCTTCAAGATCCTAAATGCAGCCGAGAACACTGCGAAATCTACTGTCGAGGGGGGCAGTGGTACATTCGCGATCTTGACAGTCGAAACGGGTTGACGATCGATGACCAGCGTGTGAAAGATGATCACGCTCTCGAATTCGGTGAGATGATTCGCATCGGGCTTTGCACGCTCGCTTTTTCCAGTCAACATCCAGATCAGAACCCGCTGAGAGCAAACGGGAGAGAGCGATCTGATTCAGATTCCAGCTACCAGATTATCGAACGGCAATCTGGAACTCAGTACGACAACCCATCGCTGAAAAGAATTCGCAATCATCGCGAAGGGGCTACAGAGCTGTTTCGGATCGCCCGGATGATGGTGGCTCCCACAACGGTTGAAGAACTGAGCCGTGTTGTCTTAGAGGGGCTCGTCAAGTTTACCGGAGCCACTCTGGGAGGGATCTTAATTGATGTCGACGTCGAGTCGACCAAGAGCCAAGGTCTCGATCGATTGCTGCCATACGCCTTATATGGATGCCAGGATGCCGGGCAGCTCTCCACGTATCTTTCGCGGATTGTTCTGCACGATCAAGATGCCATCCTCGCACACGATATCTCGAAACATTCTGCTTTTGCGGCTCAGGACAGTTTGGTGGAGCTTTCCGCTGAAAGTGCCATCTGTGCTCCGATCCGGCATGGTGACTCGGTCTATGGTGTGCTTCATCTTTATTGTATGAATCCAGATCAACCGATGACGCAAGCCGATCTGGAATTCGTCCTCGCCGTTGCTGACCAGATGGGCGACCATTTGCAGACGTTGTTGGACAAAGAAGAACTTGAGGATGGGCTGAAAAAATCGCGTCTGCAGATTTCTGAGCTTCAAAATCAGCTCGGTGCGGAAACCGAACTTGTCGGCCATAGTTCAAACTTGGACGCACTTCGCCGCTCAATTGTCCGCGTTGCTCCCACGGATGCGCTGGTTCTAATTCGTGGTGAATCTGGCGTTGGGAAAGAGCTCGTGGCACGTGCCGTTCACTTCAATTCGCTGCGAAAAGACAATCCATTCATTTGCGTCAACTGTGCTGCACTCACCGAAAGTTTGCTGGAGAGTGAACTGTTCGGCCACGAGAAAGGAGCGTTTACCGGGGCATCTTCCCGGCGGTCTGGGAAGTTTGAGCAAGCTGATCGTGGGACGTTATTTCTCGATGAAATCGGTGAAATGAGTCAGGAGATTCAGGCCAAATTTCTTCGAGTCCTGGAAGGTCAGGCGTTCGAGCGAGTTGGGGGAGGGGAGTCTATTCAGGTGGACGTTCGCGTTGTGACTGCGACAAACCGTGATCTGGAAGAGGCTGTTCGCGAAGGAACCTTTCGCCGCGATCTGTTTTTTCGCCTGCAAGTGATTGAAATTACTGTTCCGGCTCTGCGTGAACACAAGGAGGACATTCCCGCAATCGCTCAGCACTTTGTCGACCGTTTCTCAACGAACTCAAGATTCAAGATACGTGGCTTTAGTACAGCTGCGATTAAAAAACTTCAAAACCATCCCTGGCCGGGGAATGTTCGGGAGCTTAGAAACGTCGTCGAACGGGCAGTCATTCTCTCCGACCACGAAATCCTGCAACCTGAAGACGTCGTGCTGACGAGCTTAAGACTCGACGACGAGAAACCGGAACAGGAGTTTTCACAAGCCAATGAAATCACCTCTGAACAAGGTTCTCTGGAAACCAGTGTTGATCCGCTGGTTGACCTGTTCGGAAGTTTTATTCAATCAGAAACAAGCCTTGATGATCTCGATCGTTGTTACATTGAAGCGGTTCTGGCGTCGACTGACTGGAACAAGTCGAAGGCCTCACGGATTTTGCAAATTGAAAGGACGACTCTTGATCGGCGGCTGAAGAAATACGGGATTTCCCGCCCAGGTGGAGAGGATGAGGAAGAGTGA
- a CDS encoding PA2169 family four-helix-bundle protein: MALETKADLNKTTIESLEQLVQMNVDSSDGFEYAAKNIDSDVLKVAFEEIGQQRRKQADELATYLTINDKNVNRSGSYAAALHRCWMKCRELMTSNDNHAVVAEVERGEDQIKDAYEEVLRQTAGSAVNDILTRQYASVKATHDQIRDLRDSLADD; this comes from the coding sequence ATGGCTCTCGAAACAAAAGCAGATTTGAATAAAACCACAATTGAAAGTCTGGAGCAACTCGTTCAAATGAACGTCGATAGCTCAGATGGATTTGAGTATGCAGCAAAAAACATCGACTCTGATGTGCTCAAAGTTGCTTTCGAAGAAATTGGCCAGCAACGACGAAAACAGGCAGACGAGTTGGCAACCTACCTGACCATTAACGACAAAAATGTAAATCGGTCAGGCAGCTATGCCGCAGCACTTCACCGATGCTGGATGAAATGCCGTGAGCTGATGACATCGAACGATAATCATGCCGTTGTGGCTGAAGTCGAACGAGGCGAGGATCAAATTAAAGATGCCTACGAAGAGGTGCTCCGACAGACAGCGGGAAGCGCTGTCAACGATATCTTGACTCGTCAGTACGCCAGCGTCAAAGCAACTCACGATCAAATTCGCGACCTGCGCGACTCACTCGCAGACGATTAA
- a CDS encoding gamma-glutamyl-gamma-aminobutyrate hydrolase family protein: MNDKPIIAMNADFRPAKSETFSFTWMHTGYYDSVSQSGGVPIMLPPMAEDDDLRRVLEQIDGLVLTGCKLDLDPIRLGFEPHPVTRPMPPRREEFDRRLAKLAYEMKIPTLAIGSGMQTLNLICGGSLFQHLSEDVYKSLCHRDAVENCLRHVIEIVPGTKMDGIYGPGEIRVNSDHHMAIDQLAPNFRVSATALDGVIEAYESISEDWWCLGTQFHPESESSSALDMQVFEAFIDGVKDQQVSGADILSFDQARRAA, encoded by the coding sequence ATGAACGATAAGCCAATCATTGCGATGAACGCCGACTTTCGCCCTGCTAAAAGCGAAACGTTTTCCTTCACATGGATGCACACCGGATACTACGACTCTGTCAGCCAAAGTGGAGGCGTTCCCATCATGCTGCCGCCAATGGCAGAAGATGATGATTTGCGACGTGTGCTGGAGCAAATTGATGGCTTGGTTCTCACTGGATGTAAGCTGGACCTCGATCCAATTCGTCTCGGATTTGAACCTCACCCCGTAACACGTCCGATGCCTCCGCGTCGTGAAGAGTTTGATCGCCGATTGGCAAAGCTTGCCTACGAAATGAAAATCCCCACACTCGCCATCGGCTCGGGAATGCAAACCCTCAACCTCATTTGCGGAGGTAGCCTGTTCCAGCATCTTTCCGAAGATGTGTACAAGTCTCTGTGCCATCGAGACGCAGTTGAGAACTGTCTGCGTCACGTGATCGAAATCGTTCCTGGAACCAAAATGGATGGCATCTATGGTCCCGGCGAAATTCGAGTCAACAGCGACCACCACATGGCGATTGATCAACTCGCTCCAAACTTCCGCGTTTCCGCGACAGCTTTGGACGGTGTCATTGAAGCATACGAATCGATTTCTGAAGACTGGTGGTGCCTGGGAACTCAGTTCCATCCAGAAAGCGAATCCTCTTCAGCCCTCGACATGCAGGTCTTCGAAGCATTCATCGATGGCGTCAAAGATCAACAAGTTTCGGGAGCCGATATCCTCTCCTTCGATCAGGCACGACGAGCAGCTTGA